One Thalassoglobus sp. JC818 genomic region harbors:
- the hflX gene encoding GTPase HflX, translating into MGEPQRDKLKVESRKCVIVSVIDPLSDQDRDKAFDEMEGLITTAGSEVVGTLMQVRNKPDSATYIGKGKVLELKELIGATGADLIAFDAHLSPSQGKHLEEATKTQVVDRSEIILDIFATHARSHESKLQVELAQLLYLRPRLTRMWTHLERITGGIGSGKGPGEKQLETDRRLVDRRISELKRRLNEVIDRRERQVASRNRHMTVSLVGYTNAGKSTLMNALTGADVYIADKLFATLDTRTRKWTLPNYGSVLLSDTVGFIRNLPHHLVASFKSTLAEARHADLLLHVVDSSHPEAVKQIETVSQVLEEIGVDSDDPILVLNKIDAVEDRAKLDVLRARFPNSVTVSAREKTGFEKLQNAVSQRIADGFLDARVTASAGNGKVFAYLSEHAEVMNTEYEDSSVVYQCRIPRRFALGLTQAGADVMSLDGTPLTLVDEPDEW; encoded by the coding sequence TTGGGAGAACCACAACGCGACAAACTCAAAGTCGAATCACGCAAGTGCGTGATTGTCTCTGTCATCGATCCCTTGTCGGATCAAGATCGTGACAAAGCTTTCGATGAAATGGAAGGCTTGATCACAACGGCAGGCTCAGAGGTTGTCGGAACACTTATGCAGGTTCGGAACAAACCCGATTCCGCAACGTACATCGGAAAAGGAAAAGTTCTTGAACTGAAGGAATTGATCGGTGCAACCGGTGCTGACTTGATCGCCTTCGATGCTCACCTTTCCCCGTCTCAGGGAAAACATCTCGAAGAAGCTACGAAGACTCAGGTCGTTGACCGCAGCGAAATCATTCTCGACATTTTCGCAACGCATGCACGCTCACATGAATCGAAGCTTCAGGTCGAATTGGCTCAGCTTCTTTATCTGAGACCTCGACTGACACGCATGTGGACTCACCTTGAACGTATTACCGGAGGAATCGGCAGTGGAAAAGGACCTGGGGAAAAGCAATTGGAGACGGACCGTCGGCTCGTCGACCGCAGAATCTCTGAGCTGAAGCGACGACTCAACGAAGTCATCGATCGACGCGAGCGACAAGTCGCCAGCCGAAATCGACACATGACCGTTTCGCTGGTGGGATACACCAACGCGGGCAAAAGCACGTTAATGAATGCCCTGACCGGTGCTGACGTCTACATCGCTGACAAACTGTTTGCGACGCTGGACACTCGGACGCGCAAGTGGACACTCCCGAATTACGGTTCAGTCCTGTTGAGCGATACTGTCGGGTTCATTCGGAATCTGCCTCACCATCTCGTGGCGTCGTTCAAATCGACGCTGGCGGAAGCTCGTCACGCCGACCTGCTTCTCCATGTCGTTGACAGCAGCCACCCGGAAGCTGTCAAACAGATCGAGACCGTCAGTCAGGTTCTTGAAGAAATCGGGGTCGATAGCGACGATCCAATCCTCGTCCTGAACAAGATCGATGCAGTGGAAGATCGAGCCAAACTCGATGTGCTGCGAGCGAGATTTCCAAACTCAGTCACAGTGAGTGCTCGCGAAAAGACCGGCTTCGAAAAGTTGCAGAATGCCGTCAGCCAGCGAATCGCCGATGGTTTTCTCGATGCTCGTGTGACCGCTTCCGCAGGGAACGGAAAGGTGTTCGCCTACCTTTCTGAGCATGCAGAGGTGATGAATACCGAGTACGAGGACAGCAGCGTTGTTTACCAGTGTCGCATCCCCCGTCGATTTGCATTGGGGCTGACGCAAGCTGGAGCGGATGTCATGAGCCTCGACGGAACTCCACTCACGCTCGTCGATGAGCCGGATGAGTGGTAA
- a CDS encoding ATPase domain-containing protein, translated as MTRQTTGIPDLDKMLGGGLLPGTLTVVLGATGIGKTQLGIQYAHAGKDQEGESGIIYDMTSRGDTQSHADYAERLFDWKLRERPAELTDVSVSEIWNPEVARWDALHLFQRAGRRVTMSDMDFDQKKEWKAELNRKLNETIAFFYGNFCQGVRRCVIDGIEPSDRASDSFQFDLFEYIYHQILRKESDWVARDYLRVAFRQHEQQVNDHAYDHSDVGCMMLCTTHETMLDDLLTRQIESGDVLSNANTIILMGKVREEGRIKRALHVAKHRGSACDDAIREFVVTESGLQLSQD; from the coding sequence ATGACGAGGCAGACAACTGGAATCCCCGATCTCGACAAGATGCTGGGAGGGGGGCTTCTTCCCGGCACTCTGACCGTCGTTCTCGGTGCCACGGGCATCGGTAAGACTCAACTGGGAATTCAGTACGCCCATGCTGGCAAGGATCAGGAAGGCGAGTCCGGGATCATCTATGACATGACCTCACGTGGTGACACACAAAGCCACGCAGATTACGCCGAGAGGCTTTTCGACTGGAAGTTGAGGGAACGTCCTGCGGAATTGACCGACGTTTCGGTTTCCGAGATTTGGAATCCAGAAGTCGCCCGTTGGGATGCGCTTCACCTGTTTCAGAGAGCTGGCCGCCGAGTCACGATGTCCGACATGGACTTCGATCAGAAGAAAGAATGGAAAGCGGAACTCAATCGGAAGTTGAACGAAACGATCGCATTCTTCTACGGAAACTTTTGCCAGGGTGTTCGTCGCTGTGTGATCGATGGCATTGAGCCCTCCGATCGCGCGAGTGACTCATTTCAGTTCGACCTGTTCGAATACATCTATCACCAGATTCTTCGCAAAGAATCGGACTGGGTCGCTCGGGACTACCTGCGGGTCGCTTTTCGACAGCATGAACAGCAAGTCAATGACCATGCTTACGACCATTCGGATGTCGGATGCATGATGCTCTGCACAACGCACGAAACCATGCTCGATGACTTGCTCACCCGGCAAATTGAAAGCGGCGATGTGCTCTCGAATGCGAACACCATCATCCTCATGGGGAAAGTTCGCGAAGAAGGCCGAATCAAACGAGCACTTCATGTTGCCAAGCATCGAGGAAGCGCGTGTGATGATGCCATTCGCGAATTCGTCGTTACGGAATCCGGGCTGCAACTGAGTCAGGATTGA
- a CDS encoding ATP-dependent zinc protease: MKRKKRELKIIGWREWISLPNLEIPAIKAKIDTGATTSSLHAIHIERFRRKGKDFARFQVHPWQRNSKLTVSAEAPLIEYRSVRSSSGHETSRPVILTEISMFDEIWPIELTLTNRDQMGFRMLIGRRAMRGRFLVDSARSFLDRTRAPQKRRKD; this comes from the coding sequence ATGAAACGAAAGAAGCGAGAACTCAAGATCATTGGATGGAGAGAGTGGATATCGCTTCCCAATCTCGAAATCCCGGCGATTAAGGCCAAAATTGACACCGGTGCCACTACATCAAGTCTGCATGCCATTCACATCGAACGGTTTCGACGCAAGGGCAAAGACTTCGCACGGTTTCAAGTTCACCCCTGGCAACGGAACTCCAAGCTCACCGTTTCGGCCGAAGCACCGCTCATTGAGTATCGTTCGGTGCGAAGCTCAAGCGGCCACGAGACTTCTCGTCCGGTCATTCTGACGGAGATCTCAATGTTCGACGAAATCTGGCCGATCGAATTGACGCTCACGAATCGCGATCAGATGGGATTTCGAATGCTGATCGGCCGACGAGCAATGCGCGGACGGTTTCTCGTCGATTCAGCCCGTTCATTTCTTGATCGAACTCGTGCTCCACAGAAGCGGCGCAAAGACTGA
- a CDS encoding SUMF1/EgtB/PvdO family nonheme iron enzyme, with translation MRWTVFFLSIGVIISGCGSDETVAPPARKTPTAAPPSPPPVAAAPTRAATPARPAPAKTTPAKGPKVDESEPITHNHFVHQAAPVRFDVASASEAPQENQYSVIRPKYDSRRMIIELPEEETAFNSRLTPQMALPKGFLWLPEFGLNAQGLPQRIVCEADGAEMQLIESGVFVQGTDRAETGASPQVNVYVSPFYIDVTETTFAQYDRFLKTEPSAAKPVLPQGLDQKTAADYPVLGLPFNDVLNYAKWAGKDLPTESEWERAARGPNGSLYPWGNSDPPRVDGDLSQILPVGSRPTDLTRTGIYDLSGNAREWVHDWYSSQAYQELATKSGTPMRDPQGPKLAEILGERVVRGSRDDWELWIRGHANIKRSAPDVGFRCVLRVTEEMLPENSGATASR, from the coding sequence ATGCGCTGGACGGTTTTCTTTCTATCGATTGGGGTGATCATTTCCGGATGCGGTTCAGACGAAACCGTGGCACCGCCAGCTCGCAAAACGCCAACTGCTGCTCCCCCAAGCCCTCCTCCTGTAGCGGCCGCTCCGACACGTGCTGCAACTCCCGCGCGACCCGCACCTGCGAAAACCACGCCGGCGAAAGGTCCGAAGGTTGATGAGTCGGAACCGATCACGCACAACCATTTTGTCCATCAGGCTGCCCCTGTGCGGTTTGATGTGGCTTCAGCGAGCGAGGCACCGCAGGAAAATCAGTATTCCGTCATTCGGCCAAAGTATGACAGTCGCCGGATGATTATTGAGTTGCCAGAAGAAGAGACCGCGTTCAATTCTCGTCTGACTCCTCAGATGGCTTTACCAAAGGGCTTTTTGTGGCTTCCGGAGTTCGGGCTGAACGCACAAGGCCTTCCTCAGCGAATCGTCTGTGAAGCTGACGGTGCAGAGATGCAGTTGATTGAAAGTGGTGTGTTCGTTCAGGGAACGGATCGTGCCGAGACTGGTGCGTCGCCTCAAGTGAATGTTTACGTCTCTCCATTTTACATCGACGTGACGGAAACAACCTTTGCTCAATACGATCGGTTTCTGAAGACCGAGCCTTCTGCTGCAAAGCCGGTGCTTCCTCAAGGGCTCGATCAGAAAACTGCCGCTGACTATCCAGTTCTCGGTCTCCCCTTTAATGATGTCTTGAATTACGCCAAGTGGGCTGGGAAAGATCTTCCGACAGAGTCTGAGTGGGAACGGGCTGCCCGTGGACCGAATGGTTCTCTGTATCCGTGGGGAAACTCTGATCCTCCACGTGTCGATGGTGATTTGTCACAGATTCTTCCGGTCGGTTCTCGACCAACGGACCTGACCCGGACAGGCATTTACGATCTATCCGGAAATGCTCGGGAATGGGTCCACGACTGGTATTCGTCGCAGGCTTATCAGGAGTTGGCTACGAAGTCCGGAACGCCAATGCGTGATCCACAAGGACCCAAGCTGGCTGAGATCCTTGGCGAGCGAGTCGTTCGAGGCTCTCGTGACGATTGGGAACTCTGGATTCGAGGACACGCCAATATCAAGCGGTCTGCGCCCGACGTCGGGTTTCGCTGCGTGCTCCGAGTGACCGAAGAAATGCTCCCTGAAAATTCCGGGGCAACGGCATCTCGATAG
- a CDS encoding YkgJ family cysteine cluster protein, whose translation MDELTTITTCEGCGACCRWQGAPPDYVALALNEHFRDDPSFAEDFQRFQNLPANAKELLDTYLLKFKENAVDKNGPCVWLDENLEYCLFYEHRPSSCRSLIVGDGGCLVYRKMFGIDPSE comes from the coding sequence ATGGACGAACTGACAACCATTACGACTTGCGAAGGGTGTGGGGCTTGTTGTCGCTGGCAGGGTGCTCCCCCCGATTATGTCGCTCTCGCGTTGAACGAACACTTTCGTGATGACCCATCGTTCGCGGAAGACTTCCAGCGATTTCAGAATCTTCCTGCAAATGCCAAAGAACTGCTCGACACGTATCTGCTGAAGTTCAAGGAGAACGCTGTCGACAAAAACGGACCGTGTGTCTGGCTCGATGAGAACCTCGAATACTGCCTCTTCTACGAACACCGCCCTTCAAGCTGTCGGTCATTAATCGTCGGCGACGGAGGATGCCTCGTCTACCGCAAGATGTTCGGCATCGATCCTTCGGAGTGA
- a CDS encoding YkgJ family cysteine cluster protein, giving the protein MSRIAIELPTLQNWSCHNCGGCCKQHAIFITDEERERIDSQGWDSSQLGTSEKDLVLEERSLTGKRTLRLAQEADGSCVFLDEKGLCRIHGKFGEAAKPLACRIYPYAFHPKGDEVAVSLRFSCPSVTENLGTPVRKQKREIREIAELVVPNKAAKFPAPAVNKRTKLQWNETLSIVNAIDQTLAAEEANIGVKLLRALSWLELIGQTNFEKIRGERVDELLEILTTAIEEELQELPQLEAPSSLAMKQFRLLAGQYARKDTYASADRSFKGRWKQLQAAFRLTSGSGLTPAFGNGLGHVPFAALEKSFGLLPEESEELLTRYFRVKVQGLHFCGRAFYNMSVVEGFQSLAVVLPSTLWIARWRAATSGRNKITHEDVREALQIVDHQHGYSEALGTWGARKRVSTLAQMGQISKLIVWVLK; this is encoded by the coding sequence ATGTCCCGGATTGCAATTGAGTTACCAACGCTTCAGAACTGGTCATGCCACAACTGTGGCGGATGTTGCAAGCAGCATGCGATTTTTATCACCGACGAAGAACGTGAGCGTATTGATTCGCAGGGCTGGGATTCCTCTCAACTGGGAACTTCTGAGAAGGACCTGGTGCTCGAAGAACGATCACTCACGGGCAAACGCACGTTGAGGCTCGCGCAAGAAGCTGACGGATCGTGTGTCTTTCTGGATGAGAAAGGACTTTGCCGCATTCACGGAAAGTTTGGCGAAGCAGCGAAGCCGCTGGCTTGCAGGATTTATCCCTACGCATTTCATCCGAAGGGAGATGAAGTCGCGGTCAGCTTGCGATTCAGTTGCCCGAGTGTGACAGAAAACCTGGGGACCCCGGTCCGAAAGCAAAAGCGTGAGATTCGCGAGATTGCAGAACTGGTTGTCCCGAACAAGGCCGCGAAGTTTCCCGCTCCGGCTGTGAACAAGCGAACCAAGCTGCAATGGAACGAGACTCTTTCCATCGTGAATGCGATCGATCAAACACTCGCAGCTGAGGAGGCGAACATCGGAGTGAAGTTGCTCCGAGCACTGAGTTGGCTGGAGTTGATCGGACAGACAAACTTCGAAAAGATTCGCGGTGAGCGCGTCGACGAGTTGCTCGAGATTCTAACGACAGCCATCGAAGAGGAATTGCAAGAGCTTCCACAGTTGGAAGCCCCTTCATCTTTGGCGATGAAGCAGTTTCGACTCTTGGCCGGACAATACGCCAGAAAAGACACGTACGCATCGGCAGATCGTTCCTTCAAAGGGCGATGGAAACAGCTTCAGGCAGCCTTTCGGCTCACGAGCGGAAGCGGGCTGACACCGGCGTTCGGAAACGGTCTCGGACATGTCCCGTTCGCGGCACTGGAAAAGAGTTTCGGACTACTGCCTGAAGAATCGGAAGAACTGTTGACGCGATATTTTCGAGTGAAAGTCCAGGGCCTCCATTTTTGTGGACGTGCGTTTTACAACATGAGCGTCGTCGAAGGGTTTCAAAGTCTGGCGGTCGTTCTACCTTCGACACTGTGGATTGCTCGCTGGAGAGCAGCGACGAGCGGTCGCAACAAAATTACGCACGAAGACGTTCGCGAAGCGCTGCAAATCGTCGACCATCAGCATGGGTACTCGGAAGCACTCGGAACATGGGGAGCGCGTAAGCGTGTGTCGACGCTCGCTCAAATGGGCCAGATCTCAAAGCTCATCGTCTGGGTGCTGAAGTAA
- a CDS encoding NYN domain-containing protein, producing MQVDFLIDGYNLLHAAGLARVSYGPGDLERCRQRLLHRIRHGLDRAQRARTIVVFDGRGADFRDSSEYRFHGMLVVFSPPGEEADDIIEEQIASHSAPKQLVVISSDHRLHKSARVRRATAIDSEQFLKQIDRQSVQDAAPKVVEKPELPENLDVWMNEFQDLDIDEIAKEVDREVRKEREAREAKQADLRKKPPAQKKSKTEQANSKTESKHSGRQSKRPTESDSREPSPDSADEIFDVDFWESRIAELDQDGI from the coding sequence ATGCAAGTTGATTTTCTGATTGATGGATACAATCTCCTGCACGCTGCGGGGCTGGCCAGAGTTTCTTATGGACCTGGCGATCTCGAGCGGTGTCGACAGCGATTGCTCCATCGAATTCGTCACGGGCTGGATCGCGCGCAGCGAGCACGAACGATCGTAGTGTTCGACGGTCGAGGGGCCGACTTCCGTGATTCCAGTGAGTATCGCTTCCATGGAATGCTCGTCGTCTTTTCTCCGCCAGGCGAGGAAGCAGATGACATTATCGAAGAACAGATCGCCTCGCATTCCGCGCCGAAGCAGCTCGTTGTGATTTCGAGCGATCATCGGCTTCACAAATCTGCGCGGGTGCGGCGAGCGACTGCGATTGACTCGGAGCAGTTCCTAAAGCAGATCGACAGGCAGTCTGTTCAGGATGCTGCTCCAAAGGTTGTTGAAAAGCCGGAACTTCCTGAGAACCTCGACGTCTGGATGAACGAGTTTCAGGACCTCGATATTGATGAAATCGCGAAAGAGGTCGACCGGGAGGTTCGGAAAGAGCGGGAGGCCCGCGAAGCAAAACAGGCGGATTTGCGGAAAAAGCCGCCGGCGCAGAAGAAGTCGAAGACAGAGCAAGCGAACTCAAAAACGGAATCGAAGCATTCTGGGAGGCAATCTAAACGCCCAACGGAGAGCGATTCCAGGGAGCCTTCGCCCGATTCTGCCGACGAGATCTTTGATGTCGATTTCTGGGAATCTCGAATTGCGGAACTGGATCAGGATGGAATCTGA
- a CDS encoding PQQ-binding-like beta-propeller repeat protein → MSDARNHTHPHNNSLSKEFHMPIRFLAPAVLALLLSSSSQIFAESPSSDDWPNWRGPLHTGQADADQTAPVTWSNTENIKWSSRIPGKGHGSPIIIGDQVVLATSDDEAEIRFLVSIDRTSGEQNWITPIHTGKATPARNEKGTQASATPASDGERIYINFLHDGAAYTSAVSLDGELLWQTRITPYIVHQGYGSSPFLFEDLVIVSADNKSGGAIAGLDRSSGEIVWKHQRPKKPNYSSPVVYETSGSDQLLMTGCDLVTSLNPRTGEVNWEIEGATTECVTTTVSTNGLIYTSGGYPKNHLSAVRTDGTGEVVWQNGTRVYVPSMLIKDNRLYAVTDAGVAMCWDALTGEEIWKGRLGGTFSSSPILIDDKIYATNEEGLTYVFLASPDELELLAKNQLGEICFATPAVSRGQLFVRYAEMVDGNRQESLACIESNEN, encoded by the coding sequence ATGAGTGACGCTCGAAATCACACACACCCTCACAACAATTCACTGTCCAAAGAGTTTCATATGCCGATCCGATTCCTGGCTCCTGCAGTGCTCGCCTTGTTGTTGTCGAGTTCCTCACAGATCTTCGCAGAGTCTCCTTCCTCAGATGACTGGCCCAACTGGCGAGGCCCTCTTCACACCGGGCAGGCTGATGCCGACCAAACAGCACCTGTCACCTGGAGCAATACAGAGAACATTAAGTGGTCGTCTCGTATTCCCGGGAAAGGACACGGCTCGCCGATCATCATCGGTGATCAAGTTGTTCTGGCCACCTCCGACGACGAGGCTGAAATCCGATTCCTCGTCAGCATCGACCGAACCTCTGGTGAGCAGAACTGGATCACCCCGATTCATACCGGGAAAGCAACACCTGCCCGCAATGAGAAGGGGACGCAAGCTTCAGCCACACCAGCATCTGACGGCGAACGAATCTACATCAACTTTCTGCACGACGGAGCCGCTTACACGAGTGCTGTGTCACTCGATGGAGAACTCCTCTGGCAGACGCGAATCACTCCATACATCGTCCATCAGGGATATGGCTCCTCACCGTTTCTGTTTGAGGATCTGGTCATCGTCTCGGCCGACAACAAATCGGGTGGTGCCATCGCTGGGCTGGATCGAAGCTCCGGAGAGATCGTGTGGAAACACCAACGTCCCAAGAAACCCAATTATTCATCTCCTGTCGTCTATGAAACGTCTGGAAGTGATCAGCTCCTGATGACGGGCTGTGATCTTGTCACCAGTTTGAATCCGCGAACCGGAGAGGTGAACTGGGAAATTGAAGGTGCGACGACCGAGTGCGTCACCACAACCGTTTCGACAAACGGACTCATCTACACCAGCGGTGGATACCCTAAGAATCACCTTTCCGCTGTGCGAACCGATGGCACCGGCGAGGTTGTCTGGCAGAACGGAACGCGAGTGTATGTCCCGTCGATGCTCATCAAGGATAATCGCCTTTATGCCGTGACTGATGCGGGTGTCGCCATGTGCTGGGACGCGTTGACCGGTGAAGAAATCTGGAAAGGTCGACTGGGAGGAACGTTCTCTTCGTCACCCATCCTGATCGACGACAAAATCTACGCAACAAACGAAGAAGGACTGACCTACGTCTTTCTCGCTTCTCCCGACGAACTTGAGCTACTCGCCAAGAATCAGTTGGGGGAAATCTGCTTCGCAACTCCTGCAGTGTCGCGCGGCCAGCTGTTTGTTCGCTACGCCGAGATGGTCGACGGAAACCGACAAGAGTCTTTGGCCTGCATTGAGTCGAACGAAAATTGA
- a CDS encoding type III polyketide synthase: protein MPLSILGMGTALPETKITQEQALQIARRLVNDDPDLTDTLERLYPKTTIQHRHVVVDQVLLDSLLDKSEEAGRVAEIIRNNGGPGTAKRLKVVEKAAGPLAERAARQALEEAGIAPEDVTHLVTVSSTVGSAPGFDTSLIQRMGLSPQVHRTNVGLMMCQAALNGLRVSNAYASSETDAVVLMVSLEICSAHYDFNPMPKKLVTNAIFSDGAAALVGTSQKTSDWTVDSSGGYLLHDERDNLRVGFSDQGLDIRLSTKVPNLIEERLGKWIDQWLSKSGLTRQDIKSWAIHPGGPKILEAAATSLGITNKNLTDSWNVLADVGNMSSPTVLFVLDRLRKSAADLPCVAIAFGPGLTIEAALIGRQAGQGALTSDLPAVA from the coding sequence ATGCCACTGTCCATCCTGGGAATGGGAACTGCGTTACCCGAGACCAAAATCACTCAAGAGCAGGCATTGCAAATCGCGCGTCGGCTCGTGAACGATGATCCGGATCTGACCGATACACTCGAACGCCTTTATCCGAAAACGACGATTCAGCACCGACACGTGGTCGTCGACCAAGTGCTGCTTGACAGCTTGCTCGACAAGTCGGAAGAAGCTGGTCGTGTCGCGGAGATCATTCGCAACAATGGTGGTCCGGGAACAGCGAAGAGACTGAAGGTCGTGGAGAAAGCAGCGGGTCCTCTAGCCGAACGTGCTGCCCGTCAGGCTTTGGAAGAAGCCGGCATCGCCCCCGAAGATGTGACGCATCTGGTCACGGTTTCAAGCACCGTCGGCTCAGCTCCCGGATTTGACACCTCCTTGATTCAACGGATGGGACTCTCCCCGCAAGTGCATCGGACGAACGTCGGGTTGATGATGTGTCAGGCGGCACTGAATGGCTTGCGAGTCTCCAACGCCTATGCCAGTTCAGAAACCGATGCTGTCGTTCTGATGGTCTCTCTTGAGATCTGCAGTGCACACTACGACTTCAATCCGATGCCGAAGAAGCTGGTGACGAACGCGATCTTCTCAGACGGAGCAGCTGCGCTCGTGGGGACGTCTCAGAAAACTTCAGACTGGACGGTTGATTCGAGTGGCGGTTACCTGCTGCACGATGAGCGCGATAACCTCCGAGTTGGCTTCAGCGATCAGGGTCTCGACATCCGCCTGTCGACGAAGGTTCCAAACCTGATCGAAGAGCGTCTCGGAAAATGGATCGATCAGTGGCTCTCCAAGTCTGGACTGACTCGTCAGGACATCAAGTCCTGGGCGATTCATCCGGGGGGCCCGAAGATTCTCGAAGCTGCTGCGACGTCTTTGGGAATCACAAACAAGAACTTGACCGACAGCTGGAACGTTTTGGCCGACGTGGGAAACATGTCGTCTCCGACGGTCCTGTTCGTTCTCGACCGTCTGCGCAAATCTGCTGCGGACCTCCCGTGTGTGGCCATTGCTTTCGGACCGGGACTGACGATTGAGGCAGCATTGATTGGCCGACAAGCTGGTCAAGGAGCCCTCACTTCAGACTTGCCTGCTGTTGCATAG
- a CDS encoding Bax inhibitor-1 family protein, which produces MNYSPDFGYEDHFVADARQEERVSFIRKTYAHVAGAVALFIALTAIMVNTPSIVEPLAGVAFGNWWLVLIAFFIASTAAHRMAASQANPGLQYMGLGLYAFAEAILFAPMIWLIRTHMQGGDQIIMQAALFTLMIFGGLTAFVMITKADFSFLRGILSLAFWAVLALIVVHFVTGFTLGTWFAMGMVVLMSGFILWETSNVLHVYRTDQYVAASLAIFSSLATLFWYVLQLTASMED; this is translated from the coding sequence ATGAATTATTCACCAGATTTCGGTTACGAAGATCACTTTGTTGCTGATGCCCGACAGGAAGAGCGGGTTTCGTTCATTCGAAAGACTTATGCCCACGTCGCTGGAGCGGTTGCACTGTTTATCGCTTTGACAGCGATTATGGTGAATACGCCTTCGATCGTGGAACCACTCGCTGGAGTTGCTTTCGGGAACTGGTGGCTGGTCCTGATCGCATTCTTCATCGCCAGTACTGCAGCTCACAGAATGGCAGCCTCTCAGGCGAATCCAGGGCTTCAGTACATGGGGCTGGGATTGTACGCATTCGCGGAAGCCATTCTTTTTGCTCCGATGATCTGGTTGATCCGCACTCATATGCAGGGCGGAGATCAAATCATTATGCAGGCTGCTCTGTTCACCTTGATGATCTTCGGCGGACTGACAGCGTTTGTGATGATCACGAAAGCAGACTTTTCGTTCCTGCGAGGAATTCTCTCGCTGGCATTCTGGGCAGTGTTGGCGTTGATCGTCGTTCACTTCGTGACTGGTTTCACGCTCGGAACCTGGTTCGCGATGGGAATGGTCGTTCTGATGAGTGGATTCATCTTGTGGGAGACGTCGAACGTCTTGCACGTCTATCGAACGGATCAGTACGTGGCCGCATCGCTGGCGATCTTCTCGTCACTGGCAACACTGTTTTGGTACGTGCTCCAGTTGACCGCCTCGATGGAAGACTGA